In the genome of Brachypodium distachyon strain Bd21 chromosome 3, Brachypodium_distachyon_v3.0, whole genome shotgun sequence, the window GAAGCCCAAGCAACGTATGGTGATGGAGGAGGTCCGGATCCTCAAGCGCGGCGAGGAGCCGCCCGCTCCGGCCCCGGCTCCGTTGCCCGCCCCCGCTCCTGCTGTCCCAGCCCGGGCGCAAGCCCCTGCGGCGTCGGACAAGCGGGCGCTCTCCACCACTAGCCGGATCGGCCCCAAGAAGCCGGCAGTTGTGCCGACTAAGAtcgtcgccgtcgctgccgcTAGCAACGCGGCAGGGTACGCCGGCCCGGCGTTCTCTGGCGCGGCCCCGGAGCCGAGCTCTCTGCCTATcccggccttcttcttccggcgcgccgaggaagaggccaCCCGCGGcctccgctgcctcctccgcATCGGCGAGCTCTCATGATAGCCGGTCGCCGCGGCCACGTGTGTCTGCCCCCCTGGGTCACGCCGTTGTGCTTCGATTCGTCacttcttctccctctctctctcactctctcgcCTCTGTGGAAGAGTAGGTGGCTTCCCCTCCTACTGATGGATGgtttggatggatggatggactGCGGATAGATCCGGTGGCAAGCTTGTCCGGATCGGATCCCGGCGACGTTCCGATCAAACTCTTCCGGTATTTTTTCAGAGGAAGGTTTGGGGGAACGAATCGCCGGTGGTTGGGTTTGGTGGTTGCTTAGGTTCTCACATGTTGCTGCACGCCCGCTATTTGGTTCTGGTTGATGTGATTAGGTAGAGGATTAATTTCTAGTTGGTATCATTCGATCATGGGTTGGTTCTAGTTGGTGGGAGTCTTCGGTTCTTCTGGGGATTAGGCTGGCTGGTTTAGGTGATCTGGTAGGAGTAATTCGTTTCTGTTCTCAGGTTTCGTCGTAGCAATAATCGAACGTTTGGTGTATGTGTGTTGTTCGAAGGGTTAAGGTCATTTTCAATTAAGAGTTTAGCTGAAGCAGCTAAGGTATGTCTAGTTAAATCAGCTGAGCTATGTGTAGTTGATTTAGCTAGCTAAGTTATGTGTCTACTAAGTGTTCATGGTCATATTTGTAAGATATATGTCAAAGTGTCTGTATCAGTCGTTCGTTTTCTATACGTGATGAAGTAATATATCAGTGCTAGACTATAAATTGTTTTTGGATGTTGTGTATACCGCAATTTGTTGAATTCGTCATGTTCTTGTAGAACAACCAGATTTCTCTGAATAACCGTACCAATAGAGAGCCAGCTCTCCTCAATTTGTTGAACTTGATATGTTCTTGGCAGGAGCAGATCTCTGAATCTGATTAACAGATCAGTAGAGAGCCAGCTCTCCTGTAATAATTGAGCTCCTGAATTGGGGAGCTCCTGAATTGGGGACGATTCTTCAGCTTTGCGTGTTCTGTAACATCCTTTCTTTGCTTACTGTGATCATCTTCGTCTGTCCTGTCTAGCGGGAGCCTAATATAAATCAGACCGCACCCGCTGTGTTCCTTCCATTGGCTCACTTATTTTCTGGATTACACCTTGGCGTCATCGGTGGTTCAAGCGCCTAACCTAAGAAAGCCAACAACCGCTCGACgcaagggaggaggaggccaagtTTATTGACTTGAGTTGGTTGAACCCAGGAACGCGTCTCCTGAGCTGAACTCCGTGTGCTGGACGCCACTGGAAACTTCCAGAGCTCATGCCAGCCAGACATGGGGGCAAATACATCCTCCCGTTCAGCCTCTCAGATCTGTGTGGTTGCCGGCTTCCAGTTCCAGAGGTAGAGAGGTAGAGTGTCAACGTCAAGGTCGGATTTGATAGCCTGTGTGGTGGTGATAATTCTGCACTCTTTTGACGTGAAAACTTAACAGCTAAAGGAGCAACAATTGGACAGCAACAATCAGCCCTTAAGGAGCACAGCTGGTAATCTTTCTTTAGTACCCAGTGGACAGCGCAACTGCAAGTTGGGACTTCGTTGACAGTAATGAAACGCATCGACTTTGACGTGGAATATCAAGGTATTCGGGTCAAAAAGTTGAACCGACGCCAAGGCAAAGGAAGCAAGGCAAGCATATCTTTAAAATAGACAAGTGGAGCATAAATATCTGAATACTTGGCGATTTTGTGAGGATTCAGGATCGGCACCCGCCGAGGAATCATTCCGAACTTTGTGAGTTGTGACGGGCTCGAAATGCTCAGACACTTGCATATAAGATGGGCAATTTTGTCAGCAGCAAATATGCACTAATGTTTTCTGCGTTTTATAATATCGGATGCAAATTGAGGAAAATCGCTCTACAAtgtgaaaaaggaaaaggaaaagaaccGACAGAGTTGGATGCAAGGAGCTGAGCAATGAAGAGCACGTGCGAGAAGCAGATCTCAGTAGCCAGTACGATACAAAATCTGACTCCTTTCCAGGAAATAACACATGGCTAGGTAACCATATCTGACAGTGGACATTCAGAAACTGGTTTGAAGCTGAGGGAACATTTCCAAGTCAGTGCAGTAAGCCAGTAACAAATGACTTGATCAAGACAAGTTGATTATCTACAACTGTAGACATGCGAAAACGTATTTTGTAAGTTTATAATGATTTTGCAACAAATGAACCGCTTGTAATGATATCAGGAAACAACAGTGCTAGCAAGGTGGAGCCAAACTACTTGATCACAATCAGTGGCTTCTTGTGTTGTGGGGCATAGAAGTTTCCTCTGTCATAGTTGAATCATCTTGTAATGCACAGTACAAAGTGACATGGAACTGGGAAGAACATCAAAGAGTTAAGCTGTCAGGTACTCACACGTGACATATATAGACTACGGCGCTGCTATATTTCTGGAGCTAAAAAACCGTTtgcaccatcatcatcatcatcatattTGGCAGTAGCAAAGATTTTGGCAGCTGTACAATAATGTATTAGAACGTCACAGAAGAAAAATCCGCAACAGAGAAATATAATAACCATGCATATTAATGGCACGATGAGCAACTAAACGCAAAATGTGAATAAACCAATTCATCCTATTACATTGTGCACGCTGGCACCACTTGATAAAGTCCATTGATGAATCCTACTAAACCATACAATCTCAGTTATTAAGGCCAGGTATACCAAAAGTTGGGATGAACTAAGACCCTGTGACTACAAACTTTTCAATGGTCGACTCCACTATGCTCACCTCTCCATTGAGTGATACTCTTCGCAGGGAGAAACTTAATCAGCCTTCACAGATGAAAAAAGGTAGTGGACGAAGCAGAATGAGGAAATGAACCCAACCGTACCGGTAGCCAGCATAATAGCAATAACCATGAAGAGCGAGTAGCCGAGGTAGAGGGTTGCCGACACTGGTCCGCTCAGGCTTTTGAGGTCAAAAACAAGGTAGTTGATCGAGTATAGGAAAATGTAGATCGCCACAGATCCAGATGAGAAGAATGATTTCCACCACCACTTCCAATCCTCGACACAGAGGTGCATGTAGGTCAGAACCAGGGAAACCTCAGCACAGACAATAACCAGGAGCAACATCACAATGAAGAGGAATCCGAAGACATAGTACACTCGCCCCATCCATATGCTTGACATGATGAAGAAGAGCTCGATGAAAAGGGTGCCGAAGGGCAGCGTGCCAGCACCAAGAACCAGCAACCAGGATGGGTACTTCTGAGCAGGGATTTCACGAGGGATCTGGTTTGTGCGGACAGGGTACTCAATGTGTGGTGCCTTAGCACCGAGGAATCCGCCAACAAGTGTAAGCGGCACAGAGATGCAGAACCAGAGCAGAATCAACACAACGAACAGTGAGAATGGGATGGCTCCAGTGCTTTGGCTTCCCCACAACAGGAAGTTCAGTGTCGTAAGGATCAGGAATGCGATACCAGGGAAGAAGCAGGCTGTCCTCCACGAAACACCCACCCACCCTGAGTGATCGCCACACTTGATTGTCTTCCACACCCGAACACTCGCATATCCTGCCAGAATTCCAAGAACCAGATAGAAGAAGAGCATGCCTGTGATCAGAGTACCACGGGAGGCCGGTGACATGAACCCAAGTGCAGCAAACAGGATGGTCACTACCGCCATTCCAAGGATCTGAACACCATCCCCAACCATCATGCAGAGCAGAATTGGGTTGCTTGGCGCACGGAAGACATCACTGACCACAAGCTTCCACCCAGACAGTTCCTCATTCATCTGGGCCTGCGCCTCACTGTCAAGCTCCTCATACCTCGTCAGATCACGCCTCACAGTCCTCAACAATATGACAAACACAATACCAGCTAGGAAAGCAATCACCATGAGCGAGTTGAGGATGGAGAACCAGTGCACCTTGGCACCCTCCATCTTGAGGTACGCATCCCACCGCGAGGGCCACTTGATGTCGCTCTCCACGAATGTTACTTCGTAAGTGTAGACGATCGGCTCGTTCTCCTTGATGCTCATGGAGACGGTGGCCGGATCACACTTGATCTTGCTGGGGTACTTGCTGTACATCTTGAGCGACTTGACGTCCTCGGGGCTGTGCTTGATGCTGCAAGGCACGACCTCAAACCCAACAACCATCCACCCAgaggagccggcggcgtccTTGCCGCCCCCGGTAGgtatgccgtcggtggcgtcGCCGGTGCCCATGACGCGCGCGACATTGGGGTCCTCGTACTTGTGCACGAGGACGGTGAACTGGAGGTGGTTGAAGACGTAGTAGTCGACGCCGACGCGGATGCCGACGGGGTAGCCGGTCCAGCGGAGGAAGTAGTCGTCCTTCTTGGTGTAGCGGATGGCGGGGAGGTTGTCGAGGATGAGGTTGACCTGGTACATCTCGTCGATGCGCTTCTTGAGGAGGGAGAAGGCGTCGGGGGCGAGCGGGGCGGAGCGGCAGAGCAGGACGTCGGTCTCGTTGGTGTACATCTTGAAGCGGTAGGGCGAGTTCTCGATGCGGTCGCCCATGAGGAGCTCGCCGAGGTTCTCGGCGCTGTC includes:
- the LOC100832963 gene encoding alpha carbonic anhydrase 8; protein product: MATAVLRSHDALANKMHLDAFAASPSKPRRRRHPKPSASVSPPPKMAAAVSSPVPKPAAAGSPPPKMPVASPVPKGPAAPVVGRRSPPARPARKQPSPTKEKPKQRMVMEEVRILKRGEEPPAPAPAPLPAPAPAVPARAQAPAASDKRALSTTSRIGPKKPAVVPTKIVAVAAASNAAGYAGPAFSGAAPEPSSLPIPAFFFRRAEEEATRGLRCLLRIGELS
- the LOC100831954 gene encoding transmembrane 9 superfamily member 11, which translates into the protein MARLFFLVAAAVAVLMSAPVAHAFYLPGSYPHKYNPGDSLNVKVNSLTSIDTEIPFSYYSLPFCTPSEGVKDSAENLGELLMGDRIENSPYRFKMYTNETDVLLCRSAPLAPDAFSLLKKRIDEMYQVNLILDNLPAIRYTKKDDYFLRWTGYPVGIRVGVDYYVFNHLQFTVLVHKYEDPNVARVMGTGDATDGIPTGGGKDAAGSSGWMVVGFEVVPCSIKHSPEDVKSLKMYSKYPSKIKCDPATVSMSIKENEPIVYTYEVTFVESDIKWPSRWDAYLKMEGAKVHWFSILNSLMVIAFLAGIVFVILLRTVRRDLTRYEELDSEAQAQMNEELSGWKLVVSDVFRAPSNPILLCMMVGDGVQILGMAVVTILFAALGFMSPASRGTLITGMLFFYLVLGILAGYASVRVWKTIKCGDHSGWVGVSWRTACFFPGIAFLILTTLNFLLWGSQSTGAIPFSLFVVLILLWFCISVPLTLVGGFLGAKAPHIEYPVRTNQIPREIPAQKYPSWLLVLGAGTLPFGTLFIELFFIMSSIWMGRVYYVFGFLFIVMLLLVIVCAEVSLVLTYMHLCVEDWKWWWKSFFSSGSVAIYIFLYSINYLVFDLKSLSGPVSATLYLGYSLFMVIAIMLATGTVGFISSFCFVHYLFSSVKAD